One Drosophila santomea strain STO CAGO 1482 chromosome X, Prin_Dsan_1.1, whole genome shotgun sequence DNA segment encodes these proteins:
- the LOC120455635 gene encoding PDF receptor encodes MTLLSNILDCGGCISAQRFTRLLRQSGSSGPSPSAPAPGTFESKSMLEPTSSHSLPTGRVPRLHDFDAATTESPGTAYVLDGVARVARVAQLALEPTVMDALPDADPEQVLSNLNSSAPWNLKLASAAATNFENCSALFVNYTLPQTGLYCNWTWDTLLCWPPTPAGVLARMNCPGGFHGVDTRKFAIRKCELDGRWGSRPNATEVSPPGWTDYGPCYKPEIIRLMQQMGSKDFDAYIDIARKTRTLEIVGLCLSLFALIVSLLIFCTFRSLRNNRTKIHKNLFVAMVLQVIIRLTLYLDQFRRGNKEAATNTSLSVIENTPYLCEASYVLLEYARTAMFMWMFIEGLYLHNMVTVAVFQGSFPLKFFSRLGWCVPILMTTVWARCTVMYMDTTLGECLWNYNLTPYYWILEGPRLAVILLNFCFLVNIIRVLVMKLRQSQASDIEQTRKAVRAAIVLLPLLGITNLLHQLAPLKTATNFAVWSYGTHFLTSFQGFFIALIYCFLNGEVRAVLLKSLATQLSVRGHPEWAPKRASMYSGAYNTAPDTDAVQPAGDPSATGKRISPPNKRMNGRKPSSASIVMIHEPQQRPRLMPRLQNKARERGKERVEKADTEAEPEPDPAITRIHSKESARSRTRGSKWIMGICFRGQKVLRVPSASSVPPESVVFELSEQ; translated from the exons ATGACCCTCCTGTCGAACATTCTCGACTGCGGAGGCTGCATTTCCGCCCAGCGCTTCACCCGCCTGCTGCGCCAGTCCGGCTCATCGGGACCATCCCCATCTGCACCGGCGCCGGGTACATTTGAATCCAAATCCATGCTGGAGCCAACATCCTCGCACAGCCTGCCGACCGGACGAGTGCCACGGCTGCACGATTTCGATGCCGCGACAACGGAATCGCCGGGCACCGCCTATGTCCTTGATGGGGTCGCCCGGGTGGCACGGGTGGCCCAGTTGGCCCTGGAGCCCACCGTCATGGACGCATTGCCGGATGCGGACCCGGAACAGGTCCTCAGTAATCTCAATAGCAGCGCGCCCTGGAATCTAAAGCTTGCATCGGCGGCAGCCACCAATTTTGAGAACTGCTCGGCGCTTTTTGTCAATTACACCCTACCACAAACAG GACTGTACTGCAATTGGACCTGGGACACATTGCTCTGCTGGCCACCAACTCCGGCCGGAGTCCTTGCACGGATGAATTGCCCTGGCGGCTTTCACGGCGTAGATACGCGCA AATTCGCCATCCGCAAGTGCGAGCTGGATGGACGATGGGGCAGCAGGCCAAATGCCACGGAGGTGAGTCCGCCGGGATGGACGGACTACGGGCCGTGTTACAAGCCGGAGATTATCCGTCTCATGCAACAGATGGGCAGCAAGGACTTCGAT GCCTACATAGACATAGCCAGGAAGACGAGGACCCTGGAGATCGTCGGCCTGTGTCTCTCCCTCTTCGCCCTGATAGTTTCCCTGCTGATCTTCTGCACATTTCGCTCCCTGCGAAACAATCGCACCAAGATCCACAAGAACCTCTTCGTCGCCATGGTGCTACAGGTGATCATCCGCCTGACCTTGTATCTCGATCAGTTCCGGCGGGGCAACAAGGAGGCGGCAACCAACACCAGTCTCTCCGTCATTGAGAACACG CCATATTTGTGCGAGGCATCCTATGTACTGCTGGAGTACGCTCGTACCGCCATGTTCATGTGGATGTTCATCGAGGGCCTGTACCTGCACAACATGGTCACGGTGGCGGTGTTCCAGGGCAGCTTTCCCCTCAAGTTCTTCTCGCGACTTGGCTGGTGTGTGCCCATTCTGATGACCACCGTGTGGGCGAGATGCACGGTCATGTATATGGACACCACGCTGGGCGAGTGCTTGTGGAACTACAATCTCACGCCCTACTACTGGATCCTCGAGGGACCACGACTAGCAGTTATACTG CTCAACTTCTGTTTCCTGGTGAACATTATCCGTGTGCTGGTGATGAAGCTTCGTCAATCGCAGGCCAGCGACATTGAACAGACTCGCAAAGCCGTTAGAGCGGCTATAGTCCTACTACCACTTTTGGGTATAACCAATCTACTGCACCAGCTGGCTCCTCTGAAGACGGCCACGAATTTCGCCGTCTGGTCGTATGGCACCCACTTTCTTACCTCGTTTCAGGGATTTTTTATAGCGCTAATTTACTGCTTTCTAAATGGCGAG gtTCGTGCCGTGCTGCTGAAGAGTCTGGCCACCCAGCTGTCGGTTCGAGGCCATCCGGAGTGGGCGCCGAAAAGGGCATCTATGTACTCGGGTGCTTATAATACGGCGCCGGATACGGATGCAGTGCAGCCCGCTGGAGATCCATCGGCCACTGGAAAGCG AATATCACCGCCGAATAAGAGGATGAATGGAAGGAAGCCGAGCAGCGCCAGCATTGTGATGATCCACGAGCCGCAGCAGCGCCCGCGACTGATGCCCCGGCTGCAGAACAAGGCGCGGGAAAGGGGCAAGGAGCGGGTGGAGAAGGCGGATACGGAAGCGGAGCCGGAACCGGATCCGGCCATCACCCGCATTCACAGCAAGGAGTCCGCGCGATCGCGGACTCGCGGCTCCAAGTGGATAATGGGCATCTGCTTCCGGGGTCAAAAGGTACTGAGAGTACCGTCAGCGTCATCCGTGCCACCCGAGTCAGTTGTATTTGAGTTGTCAGAGCAGTAG